Proteins encoded by one window of Streptomyces sp. NBC_01477:
- the ggt gene encoding gamma-glutamyltransferase — protein sequence MGRNRRRYPDAHSTRHDVRRRAVGAVSALAVTAVVGALTAAAPAHPHPGSPPAKAPLAVGYGGAVASVDTDATAAGVEVLRHGGNAVDAAVATAAALGVTEPYSSGIGGGGYFVYYSAKQHKVFTIDGRETAPRSATDQLFVENGQPLAFADAVTSGRSVGVPGTAATWQTALDSWGSRSLGDVLKPAEKIATDGFTVDATFNSQTADNQARFKDFPATAALFLPGGQPPAVGSTLRNPQLATTYKELGRKGINAIYHGDIGADIVSTVRKPPVDPAATRVVRTGDLTAADLAAYTAKKQAPTHTDYRGLDVYGPAPSSSGGTSVAEALNILQHTDLKNASQVQYLHHYIEASRIAFADRGRWVGDPAFEQVPTAGLTSQRFADSRACLIKDDAVLTSPLAPGDPAHPAACGGTGTAAPTTYEGENTTHLTVADKWGNVVAYTLTIEQTGGSAIAVPGRGFLLNNELTDFSFVPANPAVPDPNLPGPGKRPRSSISPTIVLKNGRPDFAIGSPGGATIITTVLQVLTEHVDRGLPLVDAIAAPRASQRNAANTELEPALWNSPLKADLEGIGHHFVQNPEIGAATGVQRLADGRWLAAAEPVRRGGGSAMVVVPAG from the coding sequence ATGGGACGCAATCGTCGCAGGTACCCCGACGCGCATTCAACCAGGCACGATGTACGGCGCCGGGCCGTGGGGGCGGTGTCCGCGCTCGCCGTCACGGCGGTGGTCGGCGCCCTCACCGCCGCCGCGCCGGCGCACCCCCATCCGGGCTCGCCGCCTGCCAAGGCCCCGCTCGCCGTCGGGTACGGCGGGGCCGTCGCCAGCGTGGACACCGACGCCACCGCGGCCGGTGTGGAGGTGCTGCGGCACGGCGGGAACGCGGTGGACGCCGCCGTGGCCACCGCCGCCGCGCTCGGCGTCACCGAGCCGTACTCCTCGGGCATCGGCGGGGGCGGCTACTTCGTCTACTACAGCGCCAAGCAGCACAAGGTCTTCACCATCGACGGCCGCGAGACCGCACCGCGCAGCGCCACCGACCAGCTCTTCGTCGAGAACGGCCAGCCGCTGGCCTTCGCCGACGCGGTCACCAGCGGACGCAGCGTCGGAGTGCCCGGCACCGCCGCCACCTGGCAGACCGCCCTGGACTCCTGGGGCAGCCGCTCGCTGGGCGACGTCCTCAAGCCCGCCGAGAAGATCGCCACCGACGGCTTCACCGTGGACGCGACCTTCAACTCGCAGACCGCGGACAACCAGGCCCGGTTCAAGGACTTCCCGGCCACCGCCGCGCTCTTCCTGCCCGGCGGGCAGCCCCCGGCGGTCGGCTCCACCCTGCGCAACCCCCAACTGGCGACCACGTACAAGGAATTGGGCCGCAAGGGGATCAACGCCATCTACCACGGCGACATCGGCGCGGACATCGTCAGTACCGTGCGCAAGCCCCCGGTGGACCCCGCCGCCACCCGCGTGGTGCGCACCGGCGACCTGACCGCCGCGGACCTGGCGGCGTACACCGCCAAGAAGCAGGCGCCGACCCACACGGACTACCGCGGCCTGGACGTGTACGGGCCCGCGCCGTCCTCGTCCGGCGGTACGTCGGTGGCCGAGGCGCTGAACATCCTCCAGCACACCGACCTCAAGAACGCCTCGCAGGTGCAGTATCTGCACCACTACATCGAGGCGAGCCGGATCGCGTTCGCCGACCGGGGCCGCTGGGTCGGCGACCCCGCGTTCGAACAGGTGCCGACCGCCGGGCTGACCTCGCAGCGGTTCGCCGACTCGCGGGCCTGCCTGATCAAGGACGACGCGGTGCTGACCAGCCCGCTCGCCCCGGGCGACCCGGCCCACCCCGCCGCGTGCGGCGGCACCGGAACGGCCGCGCCGACCACGTACGAGGGTGAGAACACCACGCACCTGACCGTGGCCGACAAGTGGGGCAACGTCGTCGCCTACACCCTGACGATCGAGCAGACCGGCGGCAGCGCGATCGCCGTGCCGGGCCGCGGCTTCCTGCTCAACAACGAGCTGACCGACTTCTCCTTCGTCCCCGCCAACCCGGCCGTGCCCGACCCGAACCTGCCGGGACCCGGCAAGCGCCCGCGCTCGTCGATCTCCCCGACCATCGTGCTCAAGAACGGCCGCCCGGACTTCGCGATCGGCTCGCCCGGCGGCGCGACCATCATCACCACGGTGCTCCAGGTCCTCACCGAGCACGTCGACCGCGGCCTGCCCCTGGTCGACGCGATCGCCGCGCCCCGCGCCAGCCAGCGCAACGCGGCGAACACCGAACTCGAACCCGCCCTGTGGAACAGTCCGCTGAAGGCCGACCTGGAGGGCATCGGCCACCACTTCGTCCAGAACCCGGAGATCGGCGCGGCCACCGGCGTCCAGCGCCTCGCGGACGGCCGCTGGCTGGCCGCGGCGGAGCCGGTACGGCGCGGCGGCGGGTCGGCGATGGTGGTGGTCCCGGCCGGGTAG
- a CDS encoding VOC family protein, with protein sequence MSVTTTTHLNFRGSAREALDFYRSVFGGRTVAVTYKDAGAVQDEAEADWVMWGEVAGDDGFHVMAYDVPSRLPWSRGENPFFVSVRGGDAEEIGALWGRLAEGAVIVRPLEPAQWAPLYGMLTDRFGVTWVLDVAAPYNG encoded by the coding sequence ATGTCCGTCACGACCACCACTCATCTGAACTTCCGGGGCAGCGCGCGTGAGGCGCTGGACTTCTACCGGTCCGTCTTCGGCGGGCGGACCGTCGCGGTCACCTACAAGGACGCGGGCGCCGTGCAGGACGAGGCCGAGGCGGACTGGGTGATGTGGGGCGAGGTGGCCGGCGACGACGGCTTCCACGTCATGGCCTACGATGTGCCCTCGCGGCTGCCCTGGAGCCGGGGCGAGAACCCGTTCTTCGTCTCCGTGCGGGGCGGCGACGCCGAGGAGATCGGCGCCCTGTGGGGCAGGCTCGCCGAGGGCGCGGTCATCGTGCGTCCGCTGGAGCCCGCGCAGTGGGCGCCGCTGTACGGCATGCTCACCGACCGCTTCGGCGTCACCTGGGTCCTGGACGTCGCCGCTCCCTACAACGGCTGA
- a CDS encoding cold-shock protein, with product MASGTVKWFNAEKGFGFIEQDGGGADVFAHYSNIAASGFRELQEGQKVNFDVTQGQKGPQAENIVPA from the coding sequence ATGGCATCTGGCACCGTGAAGTGGTTCAATGCGGAAAAGGGTTTCGGCTTCATCGAGCAGGACGGTGGCGGCGCTGACGTCTTCGCCCACTACTCGAACATCGCCGCCTCCGGCTTCCGCGAGCTGCAGGAGGGCCAGAAGGTGAACTTCGACGTCACCCAGGGCCAGAAGGGCCCGCAGGCGGAGAACATCGTTCCCGCCTGA